The following are encoded together in the Triticum dicoccoides isolate Atlit2015 ecotype Zavitan chromosome 6B, WEW_v2.0, whole genome shotgun sequence genome:
- the LOC119326557 gene encoding uncharacterized protein LOC119326557 produces the protein MPPRRRDRPRKRPNPMEARVAKATSATSFTKPPPLALPKTAQFFFRHLPRHSRGGASVVPHEEWVRKTALRDSIHDAYLRALARLPFNGPRGVPTVPSLLPALLAGGHCFGPLSDGASNVIVNTVWLYAASPPARFSAVDAVVDVVDIDDIKQRSFLGLNRVHHDVDRNYDYYYAAAAAAGHPNCEAFAAFAQSGVATSPAVTELLAGGSSAHLSAEDVERLAVLLVRPSAPPLDSCQVLEPQFPAEREEYIRAGQRWRRKLANMAIQHWNRTIGGPELQLHVVCDASADSHGYQHINFMASAKDNPAAIQLFFAEYARKMGVVLCCPVQDSVSLSGHCDLCESLHLRLIHPSFGAYNFRSPLDATSGIIDFDVANLLDIKYARHLWGSRHMDRAFYPYDDFHSSDEWRCGFMVIR, from the exons ATGCCCCCCCGTCGCCGAGATCGCCCGCGGAAGAGGCCAAACCCAATGGAGGCGAGGGTAGCGAAGGCCACCTCGGCGACGTCCTTCACCAAGCCCCCGCCGCTGGCGCTCCCGAAGACGGCGCAGTTCTTCTTCCGGCACCTCCCGCGTCACAGCCGTGGTGGCGCCAGCGTCGTCCCCCACGAGGAGTGGGTGAGGAAGACCGCTCTGAGGGACTCCATCCACGACGCCTACCTGCGTGCCCTCGCGCGGCTCCCTTTCAACGGCCCCCGTGGCGTGCCGACGGTGCCGTCCCTCCTGCCCGCGCTCCTAGCCGGCGGCCACTGCTTCGGGCCCCTCTCCGACGGCGCGTCCAACGTCATCGTCAACACGGTTTGGCTCTACGCCGCCTCTCCCCCTGCCCGCTTCTCCGCCGTCGACGCCGTTGTCGATGTCGTCGACATCGATGACATCAAGCAGAGATCCTTCCTCGGCCTCAATCGCGTGCACCACGACGTCGATCGGAACTACGACTACTACTACGCTGCCGCTGCTGCCGCCGGGCACCCCAACTGCGAGGCCTTCGCTGCGTTCGCGCAGTCCGGAGTTGCCACAAGCCCCGCCGTCACAGAACTGCTCGCCGGTGGCAGCAGCGCCCATCTCTCCGCCGAGGATGTCGAGCGACTGGCCGTACTACTCGTTCGACCCTCGGCTCCTCCACTCGACTCTTGCCAGGTGCTAGAGCCGCAGTTCCCGGCGGAGAGGGAGGAGTACATCAGAGCCGGGCAACGATGGAGACGGAAGCTGGCAAACATGGCGATTCAGCACTGGAACCGCACCATTGG GGGGCCAGAGCTGCAGCTCCATGTTGTTTGTGACGCCAGTGCTGACAGTCATGGTTACCAACATATCAACTTCATGGCCTCTGCAAAAGATAATCCGGCagccatacaactcttctttgcggAATATGCAAGAAAAATGGGGGTCGTGCTTTGCTGCCCTGTCCAAGACTCTGTCTCTCTAAGCG GTCACTGCGATCTTTGTGAGAGTCTTCATTTAAGGCTTATCCACCCATCTTTTGGAGCATACAATTTCCGCAGTCCCCTTGATGCTACCTCGGGTATAATTGACTTTGATGTTGCAAATCTGCTGGACATCAAATATGCTCGGCACCTTTGGGGTTCGAGGCACATGGACCGTGCTTTTTACCCTTATGATGATTTTCATTCCAGCGATGAATGGAGGTGTGGTTTCATGGTAATCCGGTAG
- the LOC119323272 gene encoding uncharacterized protein LOC119323272, which produces MDPSDVEMEPAEHPSQPQPQQPPPPPQPAAAGDGWSMLSRARGLLQEGQPSLALQAVLLAIRSQGGEQALIQTLNRARDLYRQRSQPAPNIDELASLLAQCAIAEAQTSNPNPLAPGSDPVTTLNSDEACILAECGRKQIILDAFNDGSSFICLKCGGLFSTSRKDEHLAYWCGAA; this is translated from the exons ATGGACCCGTCCGACGTCGAGATGGAGCCCGCGGAGCATCCGTCCCAGCCCCAGCCCCagcagcctccgccgccgccgcagcccgcggcGGCCGGAGATGGGTGGAGCATGCTGTCCCGCGCCCGCGGCCTGCTCCAGGAGGGCCAGCCGTCCCTCGCGCTGCAGGCG GTACTCTTGGCCATAAGATCTCAAGGTGGTGAACAGGCTCTCATCCAGACTCTGAACCGTGCACGTGACCTCTACAGGCAGAGATCGCAGCCTGCTCCCAACATTGATGAGCTCGCTTCTTTGCTCGCACAGTGTGCTATAGCAGAGGCTCAGACATCAAACCCTAATCCACTAGCACCTGGTTCTGACCCTGTCACGACGTTGAACTCTGATGAGGCCTGCATACTTGCTGAGTGTGGAAGGAAGCAGATTATCCTGGATGCCTTCAACGATGGCAGCAGCTTCATTTGCTTGAAATGTGGCGGGCTCTTCAGCACGTCACGCAAAGATGAGCACCTGGCCTACTGGTGCGGTGCCGCATGA
- the LOC119326772 gene encoding protein IRX15-LIKE-like, which yields MKAMSGTKLLLVRQPSSKYGNGAVSPATATSISWRRFWLVAFLALFTCASLLTVFSTARAPSGAASPGVTFVAAGVGAGSVGGASAGGGALPAYVFDALVRYAAAAGANSTVSMPEEDVRAIASVVRRRAPCNLLVFGLGAETPLWRALNHGGRTVFLDENPFYVAHMEGAHGGLEAYDVAYATAVRELPDLLDAARASRRAECRPVQNLLFSDCSLAIGDLPNQLYDVAWDVILVDGPHGYAEGSPGRMAAIYSSAVMARTKGTVTDVLVHDYEREVESVCAREFLCDENRVEGTTTPSLGHYIVRGGAAANREAFCGAQKPAGSTTKKAN from the coding sequence ATGAAGGCGATGTCCGGGACGAAGCTGCTCCTCGTCCGCCAGCCGTCGAGCAAGTACGGTAACGGGGCGGTGTCGCCGGCGACGGCCACATCCATCTCCTGGCGCCGCTTCTGGCTCGTCGCGTTCCTCGCGCTCTTCACCTGCGCGTCCCTGCTCACGGTCTTCTCCACGGCGCGCGCGCCGTCCGGGGCGGCGTCGCCGGGGGTCACGTTCGTCGCGGCCGGCGTCGGTGCGGGCAGCGTCGGCGGCGCGTCGGCGGGCGGAGGAGCGCTCCCGGCGTACGTGTTCGACGCGCTGGTGcggtacgcggcggcggcgggggcgaacTCGACGGTGAGCATGCCGGAGGAGGACGTGCGCGCGATCGCgtcggtggtgcggcggcgcgcgcCCTGCAACCTGCTGGTGTTCGGGCTGGGCGCGGAGACGCCGCTGTGGCGCGCGCTGAACCACGGCGGGCGGACGGTGTTCCTGGACGAGAACCCCTTCTACGTGGCGCACATGGAGGGCGCGCACGGCGGGCTGGAGGCGTACGACGTCGCCTACGCCACCGCCGTGCGCGAGCTCCCAGACCTCCTCGACGCCGCGCGCGCGTCCCGGCGCGCCGAGTGCCGCCCCGTCCAGAACCTGCTCTTCTCCGACTGCAGCCTCGCCATCGGCGACCTGCCCAACCAGCTCTACGACGTCGCCTGGGACGTCATCCTCGTCGACGGGCCGCACGGGTACGCCGAGGGGTCGCCGGGCAGGATGGCGGCGATCTACTCGTCGGCGGTGATGGCGCGGACCAAGGGGACGGTGACGGACGTGCTGGTGCACGACTACGAGCGGGAGGTGGAGAGCGTGTGCGCGCGGGAGTTCCTCTGCGACGAGAACCGCGTGGAGGGGACCACCACGCCGTCGCTCGGCCACTACATCGTGCGCGGCGGCGCCGCCGCCAACCGGGAGGCCTTCTGCGGGGCGCAGAAGCCCGCCGGCTCCACTACGAAGAAGGCGAACTAG